From the genome of Drosophila melanogaster chromosome 2L, one region includes:
- the Reps gene encoding RALBP1 associated Eps domain containing, isoform A has translation MDVSLTEPETRFYSELFQCCDVEKTGKVPMLKATELFRSADIANETVIEITGLAGIPSTALHISRTQFYSCLKLIAAHQAAMPLRQELILATFPLPLPHFSWKEAVTAPVAVENGLTALPPPPPTDRRNSLRRNSQQEQLQDTSDVPSTDSEVEQNESVDDATGHGRGTDGCGVVSSSSRENVGRRRGGGTGGGSPEAWSTNSDSPTPTNSVAERPWAQDTLWQGLLGDEHRQLLGTEEESSDRHSSDDDDNESELVTIYQITPEQREYYNKQFRTVQRDPHGLLSGQAARNFFEKSRIPVEELRHIWQLCDVTRDGALSLSEFTAAMHLVVLRRNNIPLPTSLPHCLHPNVLQAAASGSGQGVTSSSSAALPQEPPEADLLHLNDDDEDDHTDNTIIAGNLSGSSTTSKPRPNVPSDKNIMNLSSISTSSQASNSSKREATPQNSLGKNRSISNSPNVEKPVSGTVSSTASAVDSTNVSSQWTKFSESPTTSAVSVQSTTGAAPVVAAGAAASGASSPGLKPVLFDMKRSAQDVVSNPQILHPVPLRVTPIGTAIASSAESSNENESAVAQREDSPKAISSTTVNNQSSAVVPGISGVAGSSHRDSSDLRAIQRPQAKKLPAKNSALPPPPQREPSIGSTGPSESQEPQAAYVASSLASKKEPPPLPPPRPHRHARSSSLDLNKFKIGATGGAQQAEITAQASFDMQTSTGFADFTHFADEGAANVVDEQQLHSLPPAAPPPQAAVVPPTRITLQQAQQRVSAFEVYRKPQTPRGSQSPPQQPPPPAPAVGLTTQTGQLPSAESFEKRVTAISDSLRHVSFKQGQANTTEVLQRLREQNNSLLHLCNDLSDELLSVQTRKEEMRLKLEGLNASDSTGRTSSSICAPVTANVTGGSSGSAGAAYTNV, from the exons ATGGACGTGTCCCTCACTGAGCCGGAGACGCGCTTCTACAGTGAGTTGTTCCAATGCTGCGACGTGGAGAAGACAGGCAAGGTGCCCATGCTTAAGGCCACCGAGCTCTTTCGCTCGGCGGACATCGCCAATGAGACCGTGATTGAG ATCACCGGTCTGGCGGGGATACCCTCCACGGCGCTACACATCTCGCGGACACAGTTCTACTCATGCCTGAAGCTAATCGCTGCTCATCAGGCGGCCATGCCCCTGCGCCAGGAGCTGATCTTGGCCACGTTTCCGCTTCCATTACCGCACTTTAGCTGGAAGGAGGCGGTTACAGCTCCGGTGGCTGTCGAAAATGGATTGACTGCCttgccaccgccaccacccaCAGATCGCAGAAATTCACTGCGTCGTAACTCGCAGCAAGAGCAGCTGCAAGACACCTCTGATGTGCCCAGCACCGACTCCGAGGTTGAGCAAAACGAATCAGTGGACGATGCGACAGGCCATGGACGAGGTACGGATGGCTGTGGGGtcgtcagcagcagcagccgcgaAAATGTCGGG CGACGACGAGGAGGCGGTACTGGTGGTGGATCGCCAGAAGCCTGGAGCACTAACAGTGACAGCCCCACGCCCACCAACAGCGTGGCTGAGCGGCCTTGGGCGCAGGACACCCTCTGGCAGGGTTTGCTGGGCGACGAGCATCGCCAGCTGCTAGGCACGGAGGAAGAGTCTTCCGATCGCCACAGCAGCGACGACGATGACAACGAGAGCGAATTGGTGACCATTTACCAGATAACCCCGGAACAGCGCGAGTACTATAATAAGCAGTTCAGGACGGTGCAAAGGGATCCGCATGGTCTGCTTTCGGGCCAAGCAGCAAG AAACTTTTTTGAAAAGAGCCGCATTCCTGTGGAGGAGCTACGTCACATTTGGCAGTTGTGTGACGTTACCCGCGATGGAGCGCTAAGTCTGTCTGAGTTTACGGCCGCCATGCATTTGGTGGTTCTACGGCGCAACAACATTCCCTTGCCCACAAGTCTGCCCCACTGTTTGCATCCCAACGTGCTACAAGCAGCTGCGTCCGGCAGTGGACAGGGGGTGACATCCTCGTCATCGGCGGCGCTGCCTCAGGAGCCACCTGAGGCTGATCTCCTGCACCTAAATGATGACGATGAGGACGACCATACGGATAATACAATCATAGCAGGCAATCTCAGCGGCAGCAGTACGACCAGCAAACCGCGTCCCAATGTGCCCAGCGACAAGAACATCATGAATCTGAGCAGCATATCCACGTCCTCGCAGGCTAGCAACAGTTCCAAACGTGAGGCAACACCACAGAATTCTTTGGGCAAGAACCGAAGCATCTCAAACTCGCCGAATGTGGAAAAACCTGTGTCGGGAACTGTTTCCTCTACGGCAAGCGCTGTAGACTCGACCAACGTCTCCAGTCAGTGGACAAAGTTTAGCGAATCTCCAACAACAAGTGCGGTTTCGGTACAGTCAACCACTGGGGCAGCACCTGTTGTAGCAGCCGGAGCAGCCGCTTCTGGCGCATCTAGTCCCGGGCTCAAGCCAGTCCTGTTTGATATGAAGCGCTCGGCCCAAGACGTGGTATCCAATCCGCAGATTCTGCACCCAGTGCCGCTAAGAGTGACGCCCATTG GCACCGCCATCGCTTCCTCAGCTGAGTCATCTAACGAAAACGAGAGCGCGGTGGCTCAGCGCGAGGATAGTCCCAAGGCCATCTCTTCGACTACTGTCAATAATCAGTCATCTGCTGTTGTACCCGGAATATCGGGAGTCGCTGGCTCCTCCCACCGCGATAGCAGCGATCTGCGTGCCATCCAACGGCCTCAAGCCAAAAAGCTGCCGGCCAAGAACAGTGCattgccaccgccaccgcaACGCGAGCCCAGTATCGGATCCACTGGGCCAAGTGAGTCGCAGGAACCGCAGGCTGCCTACGTGGCATCGTCTTTGGCGTCGAAGAAGGAGCCACCGCCTCTGCCACCGCCAAGGCCACATCGTCATGCACGGAGCAGCAGTCTGGACTTAAACAAGTTTAAAATAGGCGCAACGGGCGGTGCCCAACAGGCGGAG ATCACCGCGCAGGCCAGCTTCGATATGCAAACCTCAACGGGGTTTGCCGATTTCACGCACTTTGCCGACGAAGGCGCCGCGAACGTC GTGGACGAGCAGCAGCTACACTCCTTGCCGCCGGCAGCACCACCGCCACAGGCAGCAGTGGTGCCGCCCACAAGAATCACTCTTCAGCAGGCACAGCAGCGCGTTTCTGCCTTCGAGGTTTACCGAAAGCCGCAAACGCCACGTGGATCGCAATCGCCGCCCCAGCAGCCGCCACCGCCGGCTCCAGCTGTTGGTTTGACCACCCAAACTGGTCAGCTGCCCAGTGCTGAGAGCTTTGAGAAGCGAGTAACCGCCATCAGTGACTCGCTACGTCACGTGTCCTTCAAACAGGGTCAGGCCAATACCACGGAAGTACTGCAACGGCTGCGGGAGCAGAACAACTCACTGCTCCACCTTTGCAACGATTTAAGTGACGAACTTCTGAGCGTCCAGACGCGCAAGGAGGAGATGCGTCTCAAGCTGGAGGGACTTAATGCCAGTGATAGTACAGGGCGAACGAGCTCCTCGATTTGCGCACCGGTGACAGCAAACGTGACCGGTGGATCCTCTGGTTCGGCAGGAGCTGCTTATACCAACGTTTAA
- the Reps gene encoding RALBP1 associated Eps domain containing, isoform B, with amino-acid sequence MDVSLTEPETRFYSELFQCCDVEKTGKVPMLKATELFRSADIANETVIEITGLAGIPSTALHISRTQFYSCLKLIAAHQAAMPLRQELILATFPLPLPHFSWKEAVTAPVAVENGLTALPPPPPTDRRNSLRRNSQQEQLQDTSDVPSTDSEVEQNESVDDATGHGRGTDGCGVVSSSSRENVGRRRGGGTGGGSPEAWSTNSDSPTPTNSVAERPWAQDTLWQGLLGDEHRQLLGTEEESSDRHSSDDDDNESELVTIYQITPEQREYYNKQFRTVQRDPHGLLSGQAARNFFEKSRIPVEELRHIWQLCDVTRDGALSLSEFTAAMHLVVLRRNNIPLPTSLPHCLHPNVLQAAASGSGQGVTSSSSAALPQEPPEADLLHLNDDDEDDHTDNTIIAGNLSGSSTTSKPRPNVPSDKNIMNLSSISTSSQASNSSKREATPQNSLGKNRSISNSPNVEKPVSGTVSSTASAVDSTNVSSQWTKFSESPTTSAVSVQSTTGAAPVVAAGAAASGASSPGLKPVLFDMKRSAQDVVSNPQILHPVPLRVTPIGTAIASSAESSNENESAVAQREDSPKAISSTTVNNQSSAVVPGISGVAGSSHRDSSDLRAIQRPQAKKLPAKNSALPPPPQREPSIGSTGPSESQEPQAAYVASSLASKKEPPPLPPPRPHRHARSSSLDLNKFKIGATGGAQQAEVDEQQLHSLPPAAPPPQAAVVPPTRITLQQAQQRVSAFEVYRKPQTPRGSQSPPQQPPPPAPAVGLTTQTGQLPSAESFEKRVTAISDSLRHVSFKQGQANTTEVLQRLREQNNSLLHLCNDLSDELLSVQTRKEEMRLKLEGLNASDSTGRTSSSICAPVTANVTGGSSGSAGAAYTNV; translated from the exons ATGGACGTGTCCCTCACTGAGCCGGAGACGCGCTTCTACAGTGAGTTGTTCCAATGCTGCGACGTGGAGAAGACAGGCAAGGTGCCCATGCTTAAGGCCACCGAGCTCTTTCGCTCGGCGGACATCGCCAATGAGACCGTGATTGAG ATCACCGGTCTGGCGGGGATACCCTCCACGGCGCTACACATCTCGCGGACACAGTTCTACTCATGCCTGAAGCTAATCGCTGCTCATCAGGCGGCCATGCCCCTGCGCCAGGAGCTGATCTTGGCCACGTTTCCGCTTCCATTACCGCACTTTAGCTGGAAGGAGGCGGTTACAGCTCCGGTGGCTGTCGAAAATGGATTGACTGCCttgccaccgccaccacccaCAGATCGCAGAAATTCACTGCGTCGTAACTCGCAGCAAGAGCAGCTGCAAGACACCTCTGATGTGCCCAGCACCGACTCCGAGGTTGAGCAAAACGAATCAGTGGACGATGCGACAGGCCATGGACGAGGTACGGATGGCTGTGGGGtcgtcagcagcagcagccgcgaAAATGTCGGG CGACGACGAGGAGGCGGTACTGGTGGTGGATCGCCAGAAGCCTGGAGCACTAACAGTGACAGCCCCACGCCCACCAACAGCGTGGCTGAGCGGCCTTGGGCGCAGGACACCCTCTGGCAGGGTTTGCTGGGCGACGAGCATCGCCAGCTGCTAGGCACGGAGGAAGAGTCTTCCGATCGCCACAGCAGCGACGACGATGACAACGAGAGCGAATTGGTGACCATTTACCAGATAACCCCGGAACAGCGCGAGTACTATAATAAGCAGTTCAGGACGGTGCAAAGGGATCCGCATGGTCTGCTTTCGGGCCAAGCAGCAAG AAACTTTTTTGAAAAGAGCCGCATTCCTGTGGAGGAGCTACGTCACATTTGGCAGTTGTGTGACGTTACCCGCGATGGAGCGCTAAGTCTGTCTGAGTTTACGGCCGCCATGCATTTGGTGGTTCTACGGCGCAACAACATTCCCTTGCCCACAAGTCTGCCCCACTGTTTGCATCCCAACGTGCTACAAGCAGCTGCGTCCGGCAGTGGACAGGGGGTGACATCCTCGTCATCGGCGGCGCTGCCTCAGGAGCCACCTGAGGCTGATCTCCTGCACCTAAATGATGACGATGAGGACGACCATACGGATAATACAATCATAGCAGGCAATCTCAGCGGCAGCAGTACGACCAGCAAACCGCGTCCCAATGTGCCCAGCGACAAGAACATCATGAATCTGAGCAGCATATCCACGTCCTCGCAGGCTAGCAACAGTTCCAAACGTGAGGCAACACCACAGAATTCTTTGGGCAAGAACCGAAGCATCTCAAACTCGCCGAATGTGGAAAAACCTGTGTCGGGAACTGTTTCCTCTACGGCAAGCGCTGTAGACTCGACCAACGTCTCCAGTCAGTGGACAAAGTTTAGCGAATCTCCAACAACAAGTGCGGTTTCGGTACAGTCAACCACTGGGGCAGCACCTGTTGTAGCAGCCGGAGCAGCCGCTTCTGGCGCATCTAGTCCCGGGCTCAAGCCAGTCCTGTTTGATATGAAGCGCTCGGCCCAAGACGTGGTATCCAATCCGCAGATTCTGCACCCAGTGCCGCTAAGAGTGACGCCCATTG GCACCGCCATCGCTTCCTCAGCTGAGTCATCTAACGAAAACGAGAGCGCGGTGGCTCAGCGCGAGGATAGTCCCAAGGCCATCTCTTCGACTACTGTCAATAATCAGTCATCTGCTGTTGTACCCGGAATATCGGGAGTCGCTGGCTCCTCCCACCGCGATAGCAGCGATCTGCGTGCCATCCAACGGCCTCAAGCCAAAAAGCTGCCGGCCAAGAACAGTGCattgccaccgccaccgcaACGCGAGCCCAGTATCGGATCCACTGGGCCAAGTGAGTCGCAGGAACCGCAGGCTGCCTACGTGGCATCGTCTTTGGCGTCGAAGAAGGAGCCACCGCCTCTGCCACCGCCAAGGCCACATCGTCATGCACGGAGCAGCAGTCTGGACTTAAACAAGTTTAAAATAGGCGCAACGGGCGGTGCCCAACAGGCGGAG GTGGACGAGCAGCAGCTACACTCCTTGCCGCCGGCAGCACCACCGCCACAGGCAGCAGTGGTGCCGCCCACAAGAATCACTCTTCAGCAGGCACAGCAGCGCGTTTCTGCCTTCGAGGTTTACCGAAAGCCGCAAACGCCACGTGGATCGCAATCGCCGCCCCAGCAGCCGCCACCGCCGGCTCCAGCTGTTGGTTTGACCACCCAAACTGGTCAGCTGCCCAGTGCTGAGAGCTTTGAGAAGCGAGTAACCGCCATCAGTGACTCGCTACGTCACGTGTCCTTCAAACAGGGTCAGGCCAATACCACGGAAGTACTGCAACGGCTGCGGGAGCAGAACAACTCACTGCTCCACCTTTGCAACGATTTAAGTGACGAACTTCTGAGCGTCCAGACGCGCAAGGAGGAGATGCGTCTCAAGCTGGAGGGACTTAATGCCAGTGATAGTACAGGGCGAACGAGCTCCTCGATTTGCGCACCGGTGACAGCAAACGTGACCGGTGGATCCTCTGGTTCGGCAGGAGCTGCTTATACCAACGTTTAA